GGCAGCGGACGCCGAGGACCCGCGAACGGTCGAGTACGGGACGGCGGGGCGGCGGCTGGCCTACGGCGAGTGCGGGACGCCCGACGGCGACCCGGTCGTCTTCCTCCACGGGACGCCCGGGTCGCGACGACTGGGCGTGCTCGTCGACGACGCCGCGCGCGCGGCCGGGATTCGTGTGCTCGCCCCTGACCGGCCGGGGTTCGGCCGCTCGACGGACTGGTCGGGGCGCCGGCCGACAGACGCGCCCGCGTGGGTCGAGCCGCTGCTCGCGGACGCCGGGGTCGAGCGGGCGCGCGTCCTCGCGTTCTCCGGCGGCGCGGCCGACGCGCTCGCGCTCGGAGCGACGCGGCCGGACCTGGTCGATCGGATCGACCTCGTCTCCGGAGCGGCGCCGCCGTCGGTCGCCGCGGCGACGCCGCGACTCCAGCGCCTCCTGGGCCGGCTGGCGGCGACGACGCCGCGACTCCTCGGGGCGATCCTCCGGGGGCAGACTCGGCTGGCCGAGCGGACCGGACCGTCGACCGTCCTCGCGCAGTACACCGACGACCCCGGCCAGATTCCGGCCGACGCGGCCGAACTCGTCCGCGCGGACTTCCTCGAAGCCCTCGGCCGCTCGCGCGACGGCGCGGTCACCGAACTCGCCTGGATCGCCGAGGGGTGGGGCGTCTCGCCGGCGGACGTGACGGTCCCGGTCCGTCTGTGGCACGGGGGCGGCGACGCGAACGTGCCGGTGGAGGACGCCGAGCGCCTGCGTGACCGGTTGCCCGACGCCGAGCTGACCGTCCTCGACGGCGACCACCTGACGACGCTGCTGGACGCCCGGTCGCGCGCGTTCGATACCGCGCCCCGGGGTTGATTGCCCCGGCGCCCGATCGACCGGTATGGTCGAGCGACGCCACGAGACGGCCGTCGTCGACGGTCACCGGATCCACTACCTGACCGCCGGGGACCCGGGGGATCCGCCGCTGGTGCTGTTGCACGGCGGGATCGTCGACGCCGCGGGCGTGAGCTGGGGCGCCGTCCTCGAACCGCTCGCCCGGGAGTACCGCGTCGTCGCGCCCGACCTGCTCGGCTACGGCCGCAGCGCCAAGCCCGACGTGACCTACTCGCTGGATACGCACGTCGACGCGGTCGCGGCGTTCGTCGAGACGGTCGGCCTGGAGCGTCCCGCGGTCGCCGGCATCTCGATGGGCGGCGGCACTGGGCTGGGACTCGCGCTCCGGTCGCCCGAGCTGGTCGACCGCCTCGTCCTGCTCGACAGCTACGGGCTCGGCCGGGAACTCGCCAACGGCGGGCTCACACGCCTGCTGTCGAAACAGGGGGTGACCAACAGACTCGCTATCGCGCTGATGCGGCGGAGCCGCGGGTTCACGAAGGCCAGCCTGGAGAATATCGTCCACGACACCGACCGCCTCTCCGCCGACGCGGTCGACGCCGTCTGGGCGGAGGCCAAACGCCCCGGCGTCGGGACGGCCTTCCGGAGCTTCCGAGCGGCGGAAGTCGGACCCGAGGGCTACCGGACGGACTTCACCGACCGGCTGGGCGGCCTCGACACCCCGACGCTGCTGCTCCACGGCGAGTTCGACGAGGTGTTCCCCCACCGCTGGAGCGAGCGCGCGGCCGCCCGGCTCCCCGAGGCCGAGTTCCGACTGCTCGACGACTGCGCCCACTGGGCGCCCCGCGAGCGACCGGACGCCGTCGTCGACCTGATCTCGGGATTCGTCCCGCGGTAGCCGCCCGTCTTTCGGGATATCTCCATTCTACACACCGAGCGACCGATTCGTCGCCGTCTCCGTACTGTGGGTCGTCCCGCTCGCCCGCGGACGATAAACTGTATTTCGCGATAGGAAAATCAAGCCACGCGGGGAACGGCGGGGGACGATCGGACGGGCGAAAACCGGCTACAGCGCGTCCAGGAAGGCGTCGATAGCGCCGCTCTCGGGGTGGCAGTGGCAGTAGGTCCCGAGCGTGCGGTACTCAGTGAGTCCGTCGCGGCCGTCGTCGATGCCGTCCCCGCGTTCCACGTCGAACGCGAAGCGGGCGTCCTCGGCGGTGTCGGCCGAGGAGTAGTGGAACTCGTGGCCCCGGCGGCGCTCGCCCGCCGCGGCGGTCAGCGTGTCCGTCCGCGCCTGGAGTTCGACGTGGTCCAGCGCCCGGTAGCGCTCGTGCATCGCCACGTCGGCCGGCAGGACGCCGGCCATCTCGTGGGTCTCCCCCGCCGTGGTCGTCAGCGACTCGGAGAGGGCCATCAGCCCGCCGCACTCGCCGAAGACGGGGAGGCCGTCGGCGGCGCGGTCGGCCAGCGTGTCGAGCGCGGGGCTCGCCGCGAGGTCGGCGGCGTAATTTTCGGGGTAGCCGCCGGGCAGGTAGACGCCGTCGCAGTCGGGCAGGCCCTCGCCGTCGGCGGGCGCGAACGGGACGAGTTCGCCCCGCTCGCGGATCCGTTCGAGCGTCGCCGGGTAGACGAACCGGAAGGCGTCGTCGCGGGCGACGGCGACGCGCGGGCGGGCCGTGTCCTCGTCGACCGAGGGGATCGTCCCCGTCGGCCGGCCGCCCGCCCGCTCGGGTTCGGGCGGTTCCCGGGCCACCGCACGCAGGCGGTCGACGCGGAGGTGCTCGGCGGCGGCGTCCAGCGCGCCGTCGCCGAGCGGCGACTCGTCGCCCATGTGGAGGCCGAGGTGGCGGTCGGGGATCTCCAGGTCGTCGTCGGGCGCGATCCGGCCGAAGTAGGTCAGCCCGTCGGGCAAGGCCTCGCGGATCCCCTCGGCGTGGCGGCCGCCGTGGGCGCGCTGTGCGATCACGCCCGCCACGTCGATGTCGCGGCCGGCGTGGGCGGCGTACTCGCGGAAGCCGACGGCGGTGGCGGCGACGCTCTCCATCCCCGCCTTCGCGTCGACGACGAGGACGACCGGGAGGTCGAGCGCCTCGGCGACCATCGCCGTCGAGGAGCCGTCGCCGTCGTACAGCCCCATGACACCCTCGACGACGCACACGTCGCCCTCGCCGCGGTGGTAGTTTCGCCGCAGTCCGGCCTCGCCCTGGAGCCAGCGGTCGAGCGTCCGCGAGGGTCGGCCCGCGACCCGCTCGTGGTGGCTCGGGTCGATGAAGTCGGGGCCCGCTTTGGCGGGCTGGACGGCGACGCCCTCGCGGTCGAGGGCGCGGATCGTCGCCAGCGTCGCGACGGTCTTGCCGACGCCGGAGCTCGTCCCGCCGAGGACGAACCCCTTCATTCGTCGCTACCTCCGACCCGCTCGGGATCGGAGCTGTCGGCCCGGACGACGAGCACCGACAGATCGGAGAAGGGCGTGTCGTCGGGACCGCCCCCGCCGGCGTGGGCCGCCAACTCGCCGAGCGCGGCCCGCGTCACCGCCTCGTCGTCGTGGGTGAGTCGCTCGTAGACGAGCGCGGTGAGGGCCGGATCGGCGCCGGCGTCGAGCAGGTCGGCGGCGATATCGCCGGGCATCAGGTCGTAGGGCCGCGGGAGCACCAGCAGGTGGCGGTCGCCGACGGCGGCCCGCAGTCGCTCGCGGTCGGCGGTCAGGTCGCCTCGCCTGTGGAGCGTGACGAACGTCGCGTCCTCGATCGGCGTGCGGGCGCGACTCGCCGCGACCTGGACCGCGGAGATCCCCGGTACGACCTCGACGGGGCGGTCGACGGCCCGTTCGACGCGGCCGAGGAACTGGTACCCCGAGAAATTGGGGTCGCCCATCAGGACCGCCGTCCCCGCGGCGCCGTCGGCGACCCGCTCGGCGAACGCGGCCAGGGTCTCGCCCTGGTCGTCGTAGCCGCAGGCGAGGGGCTCCCCGTCGATCCGCTCGCGGACGTAGTCGACGACCGTCTCGAACCCGACGACGGCGTCGGCCTCGCGGATCGCCCGCTCCCCGCGCGGGGTGAGATACTCGGGGGTCCCGGGACCGATGCCGACGGCGCGGACCGGATCGGCGCCCCGCGGTCGTCGGTCGGTCTCGGCGACCGGCCGTTCGGGCGCCGCGGCGGCGACGGACTCGGGCGGACGGTCGTCGTTCGTCGGAGATGTGTCGGTCACGATATCGGGGCCACGGCGGGCGCCCCGTTGACCGTTTCGGACCGGCCGGACGGATCGGTAGACCGGCCGCGTCAGGACGGTCAGTAGATCCGCCGGGTCACGAAGACGAGGACCCCCAGCACCAGCAGGCCGATCCCCCAGTAGAGCGATGGGTACGGCAGATATTCGAGCAGGAGCGTGACGATGCCGGAACTGATGAGCGACCAGCCGATGGTCGTTCGGTAGGCCATGGTCGACCGGTCGGCCCGCCCGCGGTTAGTTACCCGCCGGTTTCGCTCGTAGCGCGAGCCTACCGGTCGACGGGGGCGTCGAAACGCCGTAGTACGGGTTTCGACAGCCTGAGGGCGCGATATCAGGCGCTCGCGGTCGACGGGCTCTCCCGCCCGACCTTCCCGCAGATCCAGGAGCCGACGACGCCACCGAGGAGACCAGCGATCGCCGCAGTACCGAGGACGACGGCGCTGAAGACGACGAACAGCAGTCCCGTCGCGGGCGCGAACGACCACGCGTCGGCGAAGCTCTCGGCGCTGGTGCGTATCGCGGGAGCGATCCAGACGTAGCCGGCCAGGCCGCCGATCACGCCGGCTCGGAGGCCTGCGGCCCCCGCGTCTGCGGCGTACCGACGGGCGAGGAAGCCGGCGATCAGGCCCCCGACGACGACCGCGTTGAACGAGAAGTGGTCGCTCGCGCCGGAACTCCAGTAGACGGCGAGCGTGAGCGGCATCGACACCGCGCCGCCGACGAGGGCGTACTGCCACGTCCGCGAGAGCGATCCGGGCGGGAGGCCGGAACCGGGACCAGTTCGGGACATAGCCGTTGGGTTGACAGTACTTCGCGCGCCGACATAAATCACGCGTCGCTCGACGGGGACGGGATCCGTCGGTCCACGCCTACAGCCGCTCGGCGAGCGTCCCGGCGGTCTTGGCGCCGACGCCGTCGACGCGCTCCAGTTCCTCGCGGGAGGCGCCGCGGACGTTCTCGACGCTGCCGAACCGCCGGAGGAGCCGCTTGCGCGTCTCGGGGCCGATCCCGTCGATGTCGTCCAGCACCGTGGACACGTCGTCCCGCAGCGTCTGGTGGTACTGGACGGCGAAGCGGTGGGCCTCGTCGCGGGCGCGCTGGAGGAGGTGGAGGTGGCCGGCGTCGTCGGGCCAGTCGTAGACGCCTGACGGGGTCACCACGAGTTCCTCGTCCTTGGCGAGCGCGACCGCGGGCACGTCCCAGCCCGCCGCCGCCAGCGCGTCCCGCGCGGCGCCGAGTTGGCCCTCGCCGCCGTCGATCAGCAGCAGGTCGGGGTCGGGCCGCTCGTCGCGACCCTCGACGGCGCGGTCGGCGCGCCACCGCACCAGCGACCGCATGTTCGCGTAGTCGTCGTTCTCGTCGGCGAGTTTCTTCCGGCGGTAGTCGGCCTTCTCGGGCTCGCCGCCGACGAACGTCACGTCGCTACCGACCGCCGACTTCCCCTGGGCGTGGCTCACGTCGAAGCCCTCGATCCGTTCGACCCGCGCGTCGAGGCCGAGCGCGTCGGTCAGCGCCCGGCCCTCGTCGTCGCGGCGGTCCCTGCGGCGGGCGTTCTTCAGCGCCAGGTCGACCAGCGTCGCCTCGCGGCCGGCGCCGGGCACCCGCAGGGCGACGCCCTCGGCATCGAGCCACCCCTCCAGGTCGCCGTCGTCGGGGTGGTCCGAGCAGAGGACCGCGTCGGGCAGCTCCCGCTCGGCGTAGTACTGCGCGATAAACGCCGCGAGCACCGCGCCCGCCCGCTCACCCTCGGGCGCGTCGAGGGTGTGCCGTTCGCGGTCGACGAGCTTGCCGTCCTCGCTGTGCAGGCGCGCGACGGTCGCCCGTTCGCCCTCGACGGCGACGCCGAGCACGTCCACCGCGCGCTCGCGGTCGGGGTCCTCGTGGCGCCCCTCGCTCGCGACGGCGTCGCCGGCCTCGCCGTGGATCGCCTCCACGGCGTCCAGCCGGTCGCGGAGGTTCGCCGCCCGCTCGAACTGCTGGTCGCCGGCCGCCGCCTCCATCTCCCGGCGGATCGGGTCGGCCAGCGCGCCCGTCTCCCCCTCGAAGAAGCGCTCGACCGCTTCCACGTCGCCCACGTAGGCCTCGCCGTCCACGTCGGTCTCGGGGACGCAGGGGCCCGAACAGAGCCCGATGTCGTGGTCGAGACACGGCCGGTCGCGGTTTTCGAACTTGTGGTCGGAACAGCCACGCAGGCCGTAGGTCTCCCGGACGGCCTTGACCACGGTTTCGAGCCGGCCCTTGTCGGTGAACGGCCCGAAGACGGTGGCACCGGGGTCGGGGTCGCGGGTGATCTCGATCCGGGGGAACTCGTGGACGGTCAGCTGGACCAGCGGGTAGGACTTGTCGTCTTTCAGCCGGACGTTGTAGCGCGGGCGGTGGCGCTTGATGAGGTTCGCTTCCAGCAGCAGCGCCTGGGTCTCCGTGTCGGTGACCGCTACCTCGACGGATTCGGCCTCGGCGACCATCCGCCGGATGCGCTCGCTTCGGGGGTCCCCGTAGGAGCGTACCCGACTCCGCAGGTCGACCGCCTTCCCGACGTAGAGGACCCGTTCGTAGGCGTCCGTCTCGGCCAGGTCGGAGTCCGTCCGGGGTTCGGAGGCGCCCCCGTTCGCGTCGTCGCCGTCGGTCGGGCTGTCGCTGCCCGCCGCACCGTCGCCGCTCGTCGGATAGGCGTCGGCGTCGCTCCCGCCCTCCCGGCGCCCCCGGGACTCCCGGACGAGGAACTGGTAGACGCCCGGCTCGGCGGGCAGGTCGCCGGCTCGGTCCCGGACCGCGTCGGGATCCATCGCCCGTCGGTAGCGACTCTGCGGATTTGAACCCTGCGTCCGCGGGCCGACCGGGCTCACCCGCGCCCGTCGCCGCCCGCCGTCTCACTCGCTTGTCTCGCGCTCGCCGGTCCCCATCACCTCGTCGACCTCCTCGGAGAAGTCCGCCCGGCCGGTCTCGCGGACGGCGCGGTCCACCTCTGACGCCTCGCGCTCGCTCGAACCGGCTCCGCCGGCGATCCCCCCGCTACGGACGGCGCCGGAGTCGCCGGCCAGCGGATCCCCGTCGCCGGTCCGCGGATCGCCGTCGCTCGTCGGCGTGTCGCGAACGCTCGCGTCGTTCGCCCCGCCGGTCTCGGCGGTCCCGAACAGGACGACTTCCAGGTCGGCGACCGCGCCGTCGATCGTCTCGTCGTCGGCCGGGACGCGGATCGGGTCGGCGTCGCCGGCGACGCCGACTTCGAGCACGCGGTCGCGGGTCAGCAGGTAGACGCCGAAGACGAAGACGGCGAACAGCACCAGCAGGGCGCCGATCGTGCGGGCGAACTCGTCGGTACGGGCGATCAGCGAGAGGAACCGCTGCAACATCGCGAGTAATCCGCCCATCCCGAGCTGGCCGGCGCCCGCGCCCGCGAAGGCGTCGGTCGGAACGAACGACCCGAAGTCGACGAAGACGCCGACCGCCAGCAGGACGGCACCGTAGATACCGAGCCGGCCGCCGTGTCGGATGAGGTTGTCCTCGCCTTCGTGGCCGGCGCGCACGTCGGCGACGTTCGGCAGCTCGACCGCGCGGTAGTTCTCCCCGTCGCCGTCCGGAGTGAACGCCAGCAGCCG
The window above is part of the Halosimplex rubrum genome. Proteins encoded here:
- a CDS encoding alpha/beta fold hydrolase, whose amino-acid sequence is MTHSTPARERPNGTDTLSPEAGGSGAAPTAADAEDPRTVEYGTAGRRLAYGECGTPDGDPVVFLHGTPGSRRLGVLVDDAARAAGIRVLAPDRPGFGRSTDWSGRRPTDAPAWVEPLLADAGVERARVLAFSGGAADALALGATRPDLVDRIDLVSGAAPPSVAAATPRLQRLLGRLAATTPRLLGAILRGQTRLAERTGPSTVLAQYTDDPGQIPADAAELVRADFLEALGRSRDGAVTELAWIAEGWGVSPADVTVPVRLWHGGGDANVPVEDAERLRDRLPDAELTVLDGDHLTTLLDARSRAFDTAPRG
- a CDS encoding alpha/beta fold hydrolase, which translates into the protein MVERRHETAVVDGHRIHYLTAGDPGDPPLVLLHGGIVDAAGVSWGAVLEPLAREYRVVAPDLLGYGRSAKPDVTYSLDTHVDAVAAFVETVGLERPAVAGISMGGGTGLGLALRSPELVDRLVLLDSYGLGRELANGGLTRLLSKQGVTNRLAIALMRRSRGFTKASLENIVHDTDRLSADAVDAVWAEAKRPGVGTAFRSFRAAEVGPEGYRTDFTDRLGGLDTPTLLLHGEFDEVFPHRWSERAAARLPEAEFRLLDDCAHWAPRERPDAVVDLISGFVPR
- a CDS encoding cobyrinic acid a,c-diamide synthase — its product is MKGFVLGGTSSGVGKTVATLATIRALDREGVAVQPAKAGPDFIDPSHHERVAGRPSRTLDRWLQGEAGLRRNYHRGEGDVCVVEGVMGLYDGDGSSTAMVAEALDLPVVLVVDAKAGMESVAATAVGFREYAAHAGRDIDVAGVIAQRAHGGRHAEGIREALPDGLTYFGRIAPDDDLEIPDRHLGLHMGDESPLGDGALDAAAEHLRVDRLRAVAREPPEPERAGGRPTGTIPSVDEDTARPRVAVARDDAFRFVYPATLERIRERGELVPFAPADGEGLPDCDGVYLPGGYPENYAADLAASPALDTLADRAADGLPVFGECGGLMALSESLTTTAGETHEMAGVLPADVAMHERYRALDHVELQARTDTLTAAAGERRRGHEFHYSSADTAEDARFAFDVERGDGIDDGRDGLTEYRTLGTYCHCHPESGAIDAFLDAL
- a CDS encoding cobalt-precorrin-7 (C(5))-methyltransferase; the encoded protein is MTDTSPTNDDRPPESVAAAAPERPVAETDRRPRGADPVRAVGIGPGTPEYLTPRGERAIREADAVVGFETVVDYVRERIDGEPLACGYDDQGETLAAFAERVADGAAGTAVLMGDPNFSGYQFLGRVERAVDRPVEVVPGISAVQVAASRARTPIEDATFVTLHRRGDLTADRERLRAAVGDRHLLVLPRPYDLMPGDIAADLLDAGADPALTALVYERLTHDDEAVTRAALGELAAHAGGGGPDDTPFSDLSVLVVRADSSDPERVGGSDE
- a CDS encoding DUF5518 domain-containing protein, whose protein sequence is MSRTGPGSGLPPGSLSRTWQYALVGGAVSMPLTLAVYWSSGASDHFSFNAVVVGGLIAGFLARRYAADAGAAGLRAGVIGGLAGYVWIAPAIRTSAESFADAWSFAPATGLLFVVFSAVVLGTAAIAGLLGGVVGSWICGKVGRESPSTASA
- a CDS encoding excinuclease ABC subunit C, which translates into the protein MDPDAVRDRAGDLPAEPGVYQFLVRESRGRREGGSDADAYPTSGDGAAGSDSPTDGDDANGGASEPRTDSDLAETDAYERVLYVGKAVDLRSRVRSYGDPRSERIRRMVAEAESVEVAVTDTETQALLLEANLIKRHRPRYNVRLKDDKSYPLVQLTVHEFPRIEITRDPDPGATVFGPFTDKGRLETVVKAVRETYGLRGCSDHKFENRDRPCLDHDIGLCSGPCVPETDVDGEAYVGDVEAVERFFEGETGALADPIRREMEAAAGDQQFERAANLRDRLDAVEAIHGEAGDAVASEGRHEDPDRERAVDVLGVAVEGERATVARLHSEDGKLVDRERHTLDAPEGERAGAVLAAFIAQYYAERELPDAVLCSDHPDDGDLEGWLDAEGVALRVPGAGREATLVDLALKNARRRDRRDDEGRALTDALGLDARVERIEGFDVSHAQGKSAVGSDVTFVGGEPEKADYRRKKLADENDDYANMRSLVRWRADRAVEGRDERPDPDLLLIDGGEGQLGAARDALAAAGWDVPAVALAKDEELVVTPSGVYDWPDDAGHLHLLQRARDEAHRFAVQYHQTLRDDVSTVLDDIDGIGPETRKRLLRRFGSVENVRGASREELERVDGVGAKTAGTLAERL